In Amblyraja radiata isolate CabotCenter1 chromosome 10, sAmbRad1.1.pri, whole genome shotgun sequence, one DNA window encodes the following:
- the LOC116978141 gene encoding ankyrin-1-like translates to MPIHSTGIFTNPYAIEVLQSKKKELVAGIINTDDLLDWLIKNRVFSQDKRIAVLNYRTREEMNTRVLDMLVSCGERACRLFFYPCLKQVEPALYNYIRSYVSNVSTSFGDAKRQLVGYLLERDKDEIPKSTAKKVDQPVQSVTFKKESNQKLQPAARTQQVHNELAQLYQIVTSGDLPGLDKAIGHSDINGINTSNETLLHIASSHGHVRIIEYLLNKGAKLEVRDNKGQSPLHRAAEKGHTAAVQALLQAGAHIYALDTESRTPLHLASQNNCFPIVKLLLKEEAKIDKRNKSFLHLAAIKDESKIAEILLKYGAAVDTKDMKNRTPLIHAISMGHLRTVKVLLEAGAKVGLDMFDAALNGNNQSLITLILQHASGISPTILVNALFKAVQKNHHRTLDILIEQGIDTNTRNGMQYTPLLLAAELGHAESVKVLITKGAHLDERTPNMNSALHLAAQTGSLSVAKLLIDKGMDVNIIGCDGQTPLHIASFHNQPSIIEALIRAGSKVNAITKEAITPLHIASQRGNRETVECLLQNKADVNAKDRLMRTPLHMAAVIGDAFVAELLLSSQADPNAVNKEKKTPLHLAANEGHLDFVSTMLSRRAKCAAKDMDGNTPMHYAASKSHSIVVKALLLAGKSKNIDDKNIWRKTPLHLASEHSDEGLVELLLINGASINALDNVKDTPLHCACKSGNINTARKLINWSDGEKPKFHSTNSLKKTPLQVSESGDTDNHQQIAILLRKKMMLTR, encoded by the coding sequence ATGCCCATACACAGCACAGGTATTTTTACAAATCCATATGCAATTGAAGTTCTCCAGAGCAAGAAAAAGGAATTAGTAGCGGGGATTATCAACACTGACGACCTTCTAGATTGGTTGATTAAGAATCGTGTCTTTTCACAGGATAAAAGAATTGCTGTGTTGAATTACAGGACACGGGAGGAAATGAACACCAGAGTACTGGACATGTTGGTTTCTTGTGGTGAGAGAGCCTGCAGACTTTTCTTCTATCCTTGCCTCAAGCAGGTTGAACCAGCTCTCTACAACTACATCAGAAGCTATGTCAGTAATGTTTCAACCAGCTTTGGGGATGCCAAGAGACAACTTGTTGGATATCTTCTGGAGAGAGATAAGGATGAAATCCCTAAGAGTACGGCAAAAAAAGTTGATCAGCCTGTGCAAAGTGTCACATTTAAAAAGGAGTCAaatcaaaaactccagccagctgCTCGAACTCAACAAGTACACAATGAGCTGGCTCAGCTATATCAGATTGTAACATCGGGAGATCTGCCTGGTCTTGATAAAGCCATTGGACATAGTGATATTAATGGTATAAATACTTCTAATGAAACTCTGTTGCACATTGCATCTTCCCATGGACATGTTAGGATCATTGAATATTTATTGAATAAAGGAGCAAAGCTAGAGGTAAGGGATAACAAAGGACAATCTCCTCTTCACCGGGCTGCGGAGAAAGGGCACACAGCAGCAGTTCAAGCACTTCTCCAAGCCGGAGCACACATCTATGCATTGGATACAGAATCCAGAACTCCACTGCACTTAGCTTCTCAGAACAATTGCTTCCCCATAGTGAAGCTGTTGTTGAAAGAAGAAGCTAAAATCGATAAGAGGAATAAATCTTTTTTGCATCTAGCTGCTATCAAAGATGAAAGTAAAATAGCAGAAATTCTTCTCAAATATGGAGCTGCTGTAGACACAAAGGATATGAAGAACAGGACCCCACTAATTCATGCAATCTCCATGGGACATCTCAGAACTGTGAAGGTACTGCTGGAGGCAGGAGCTAAGGTTGGTCTTGATATGTTTGACGCAGCATTAAATGGGAATAATCAATCTCTGATTACACTGATCTTGCAGCATGCCAGTGGGATTAGCCCTACTATCCTCGTCAATGCACTCTTTAAAGCAGTTCAGAAAAATCACCACAGAACTCTGGATATATTAATTGAGCAGGGCATCGATACCAACACCAGAAATGGAATGCAATACACCCCTTTGCTGTTGGCAGCAGAACTTGGGCATGCAGAATCTGTCAAGGTCCTGATAACTAAAGGAGCCCATTTAGACGAAAGGACACCAAATATGAACAGCGCACTACACCTTGCAGCTCAGACTGGATCTCTGTCTGTTGCAAAGCTGCTAATTGACAAGGGAATGGATGTAAATATTATTGGATGTGATGGTCAAACACCTCTGCACATTGCATCATTTCATAATCAGCCATCAATTATAGAAGCTTTGATAAGAGCAGGTTCAAAGGTCAATGCCATCACTAAAGAAGCAATTACACCCTTGCACATTGCATCGCAAAGAGGTAACCGAGAAACAGTAGAATGTCTCCTTCAGAATAAAGCAGATGTGAATGCTAAAGACAGATTGATGAGAACGCCCTTGCACATGGCTGCTGTGATTGGAGATGCCTTCGTTGCAGAGCTACTACTGTCAAGCCAAGCTGATCCTAATGCAGTAAATAAAGAGAAAAAGACCCCACTCCATTTGGCTGCCAATGAAGGTCATTTGGACTTTGTATCAACCATGTTAAGCAGAAGAGCCAAATGTGCTGCAAAGGATATGGATGGGAATACTCCAATGCACTATGCAGCCAGCAAAAGTCATAGCATTGTTGTCAAAGCACTGTTATTGGCTGGGAAAAGTAAAAACATTGATGATAAGAATATTTGGCGCAAAACACCTTTACATCTTGCATCGGAGCACAGTGATGAGGGCCTGGTAGAATTGTTGTTGATCAATGGAGCTTCAATTAATGCCTTAGACAATGTGAAAGATACACCATTGCATTGTGCCTGCAAATCAGGCAACATCAATACTGCCCGGAAATTAATCAACTGGTCTGATGGTGAAAAACCAAAGTTTCACTCTACAAATAGTTTAAAAAAGACCCCTCTTCAAGTTTCAGAAAGTGGAGACACAGATAACCACCAACAAATAGCAATATTACTGAGAAAGAAAATGATGTTAACTAGATAA